A genomic region of Pyrus communis chromosome 14, drPyrComm1.1, whole genome shotgun sequence contains the following coding sequences:
- the LOC137714345 gene encoding receptor-like protein 2 codes for MLLYEGTSAQVYQNYLELPIFVKIRDGAKALQYNYLYFFPPSIYLYNNSISGNIPTEIGQLQLHHKLGLGFNNFSGSIPDQISNLKNLDTLDLSENHLTGKIPESLKGLNFLSYLNFSYNDLEGPIPTSTQLRSFQSSAFEGSRYLTNAEQLM; via the coding sequence ATGTTGCTATATGAAGGAACTTCGGCTCAAGTGTATCAAAACTACCTTGAATTGCCTATCTTCGTCAAAATTCGCGATGGTGCAAAAGCGTTACAGTacaattatttatatttcttcccACCATCTATATACCTATACAACAATAGCATCAGTGGTAATATACCAACTGAAATTGGCCAACTGCAGCTTCACCATAAGTTGGGCCTTGGCTTCAACAACTTCTCTGGAAGCATCCCAGACCAAATATCCAACCTCAAAAACTTGGATACATTGGATCTCTCCGAAAATCATCTGACTGGAAAAATCCCAGAATCATTGAAGGGCCTTAATTTCTTGTCATATTTGAATTTCTCATACAATGATCTTGAAGGACCAATACCAACAAGCACTCAGCTTCGAAGCTTCCAATCCTCTGCATTTGAGGGGAGCCGCTACCTAACGAATGCAGAACAACTAATGTAG